One window of the Prochlorococcus marinus CUG1438 genome contains the following:
- a CDS encoding phosphatidate cytidylyltransferase, with the protein MRLRSGLLIGIFGLIVVLLGGWFFTLAIALLTYLALLEFFRMAEFKGIKPATKTTLFSCLVIIVTTYLETIGLLEGEISNSILPVCSVGICTWLLLQPKSGTISDIAASIFGLFYLGFLPSYWIKLRGLESVVLSSNQNFISLESLSNTRGLHLTLTSCFLIVASDIGSYFIGKSFGKRSLSPISPSKTIEGLIGGIACSILLAIFFAFLLNWENPLMFGILYGILISLMALVGDLIESMMKRDAKIKDSGTFLPGHGGILDRIDSYIFTPSVLYYIFIILKYLN; encoded by the coding sequence ATGAGATTAAGAAGCGGATTACTTATAGGAATTTTTGGTTTAATTGTTGTTTTACTGGGAGGATGGTTTTTTACATTAGCAATTGCATTACTTACTTATTTAGCATTATTAGAGTTTTTTCGTATGGCTGAATTTAAAGGGATAAAACCAGCAACAAAAACTACATTATTTTCATGCTTAGTAATTATAGTTACTACTTATCTTGAGACCATAGGTTTGCTTGAAGGTGAGATATCAAATTCAATTTTACCTGTCTGTTCAGTTGGAATATGCACATGGTTACTTTTACAACCAAAATCTGGAACGATTTCAGATATCGCAGCCTCAATTTTTGGTTTATTTTATTTGGGTTTCCTACCCAGCTACTGGATTAAGTTAAGAGGATTAGAATCAGTTGTATTAAGTTCAAATCAAAATTTTATTTCTCTTGAAAGTTTGTCAAATACTAGAGGACTTCATTTAACTTTAACTTCTTGTTTTTTAATTGTTGCTAGTGATATTGGATCTTATTTTATTGGGAAGTCATTTGGCAAAAGATCCCTGTCTCCAATCTCTCCAAGCAAGACGATAGAGGGTTTAATTGGTGGAATAGCTTGCTCAATTTTACTTGCAATTTTCTTTGCATTTTTACTTAATTGGGAGAATCCATTAATGTTTGGAATCTTATATGGAATTTTAATTTCTCTTATGGCATTAGTTGGAGATTTAATTGAATCAATGATGAAAAGAGACGCAAAAATAAAAGATTCGGGAACTTTTTTACCAGGACATGGAGGTATTCTTGATCGAATTGACAGCTACATCTTTACTCCATCTGTTTTATATTACATCTTTATAATTCTCAAGTATCTTAATTAA